From the genome of Vicia villosa cultivar HV-30 ecotype Madison, WI linkage group LG2, Vvil1.0, whole genome shotgun sequence, one region includes:
- the LOC131653921 gene encoding seed linoleate 9S-lipoxygenase-3-like, giving the protein MFSGVTGILNRGHKIKGTVVLMRKNVLDINNLTSVGGVIGQGFDVIGSTVDNLTAFLGRSVSLQLISATKPDASGKGKLGKATYLEGIITSLPTLGAGQSAFKIHFEWDEDMGIPGAFYIKNFMQTEFFLVSLTLDDIPNHGSIYFVCNSWIYNAKHHKIDRIFFANQTYLPSETPAPLVYYREEELNNLRGDGTGKRKEWERIYDYDVYNDLGNPDSGENHARPILGGSETYPYPRRGRTGRKPTRKDPNSESRSDYVYLPRDEAFGHLKSSDFLTYGLKAVSQNVVPALESVFFDLNFTPNEFDSFDEVHGLFEGGIKLPTNILSQISPLPVLKEIFRTDGEQTLKYPPPKVIQVSRSGWMTDEEFAREMLAGVNPNVICRLQEFPPRSNLDSRVYGDHTSKITKEHLEPNLEGLTVEEAIQNKKLFLLDHHDSIMPYLRRINSTSTKAYATRTILFLNKNQVLKPLAIELSLPHPQGDEHGAVSYVYQPALEGVESSIWLLAKAYVIVNDSCYHQLVSHWLNTHAVVEPFVIATNRHLSYLHPIYKLLYPHYRDTMNINSLARLSLVNDGGIIEKTFLWGRYSMEMSSKVYKNWVFTEQALPADLIKRGMAIKDPSSPCGVKLVIEDYPYAVDGLEIWAIIKTWVQDYVSLYYTTDEKLRQDSELQAWWKELVEVGHGDKKNEPWWPKMQTREDLIEVCSIVIWTASALHAAVNFGQYSYGGLILNRPTLSRRLMPEKGSAEFDELVKSPQKAYLKTITPKFQTLIDLSVIEILSRHASDELYLGERDNPNWTSDLRALEAFKKFGNKLAEIEKKLTQRNNDEKLRNRHGPVEMPYTLLYPSSKEGLTFRGIPNSISI; this is encoded by the exons ATGTTTTCAGGCGTGACTGGTATACTGAATAGAGGCCACAAAATAAAAGGGACAGTGGTGTTGATGAGAAAGAATGTGTTGGACATAAACAACTTAACCAGTGTTGGTGGTGTTATCGGCCAAGGTTTCGACGTTATCGGTTCCACAGTCGATAACCTCACTGCTTTCTTAGGCCGTTCTGTTTCCCTTCAGTTGATCAGTGCAACAAAACCTGATG CAAGTGGCAAAGGGAAGCTTGGAAAAGCTACTTATCTGGAAGGTATAATTACTTCATTACCAACTTTAGGAGCTGGACAATCTGCTTTCAAAATTCACTTTGAATGGGATGAAGATATGGGAATTCCTGGTGCATTTTACATCAAAAACTTTATGCAAACTGAGTTTTTTCTTGTGAGTTTGACTCTTGATGACATTCCAAATCATGGAAGTATCTACTTTGTTTGCAACTCTTGGATATATAACGCCAAACACCACAAAATCGATCGTATTTTCTTTGCGAATCAg ACATATCTTCCGAGTGAAACGCCGGCTCCATTAGTCTATTATAGAGAAGAAGAATTGAACAACTTAAGAGGAGACGGAACAGGAAAGCGCAAAGAATGGGAACGGATCTATGACTATGATGTCTATAACGATTTAGGAAATCCGGATTCGGGTGAAAACCATGCGCGTCCGATTCTTGGAGGGTCTGAAACCTATCCTTATCCTCGTAGGGGAAGAACCGGTCGAAAACCAACCAGAAAAG ATCCTAATAGTGAGAGTAGAAGTGATTATGTGTATCTTCCAAGAGATGAAGCTTTTGGTCACTTGAAGTCATCAGATTTTCTTACTTATGGATTGAAAGCTGTGTCTCAAAATGTGGTTCCTGCATTAGagtcagtgttctttgatttgaatTTCACACCGAATGAGTTTGATAGCTTCGATGAAGTTCATGGATTGTTTGAGGGTGGAATTAAGCTGCCAACAAATATACTTAGCCAGATAAGCCCGTTACCCGTGCTTAAGGAAATCTTTCGAACCGATGGTGAACAGACCCTTAAGTATCCACCACCTAAAGTAATTCAAG TAAGTAGGTCTGGATGGATGACTGATGAAGAATTTGCAAGAGAAATGCTTGCTGGAGTAAATCCAAATGTGATATGTCGTCTTCAG GAGTTCCCTCCGCGAAGCAATCTAGACAGTCGAGTCTATGGTGATCACACCAGTAAAATAACCAAAGAGCACCTAGAGCCTAATTTAGAAGGACTCACAGTAGAAGAG GCAATTCAAAACAAGAAGTTGTTTCTTCTAGACCATCATGACTCAATTATGCCATATTTAAGGAGAATAAACTCAACTTCCACAAAGGCTTATGCTACCAGAACAATCCTTTTCTTGAACAAAAACCAAGTTTTAAAGCCACTGGCTATAGAGTTGAGTTTGCCACATCCTCAAGGAGATGAACACGGTGCTGTTAGTTATGTTTATCAACCTGCGCTAGAAGGCGTCGAAAGTTCTATTTGGTTACTGGCTAAAGCTTATGTGATTGTGAATGATTCCTGCTACCATCAACTTGTTAGCCATTG GTTGAACACTCATGCGGTTGTTGAACCGTTTGTCATAGCGACTAACAGGCATCTGAGTTATCTTCACCCGATTTATAAACTTTTGTATCCTCACTATCGCGATACAATGAATATAAACTCTCTCGCTCGACTATCCCTCGTCAACGACGGTGGTATCAttgagaaaacatttttgtgGGGAAGATATTCTATGGAAATGTCTTCTAAAGTTTACAAGAATTGGGTTTTCACCGAGCAAGCATTGCCGGCTGATCTTATAAAAAG AGGAATGGCTATTAAGGATCCATCTTCTCCATGTGGTGTTAAGCTTGTGATTGAGGATTATCCTTATGCTGTTGATGGATTGGAGATATGGGCTATAATAAAGACATGGGTCCAAGACTATGTCTCCTTGTACTACACCACAGATGAAAAACTTAGGCAAGATTCTGAGCTTCAAGCTTGGTGGAAAGAACTCGTGGAGGTCGGTCACGGTGACAAGAAAAACGAGCCGTGGTGGCCTAAGATGCAAACTCGTGAAGATTTAATTGAAGTTTGCAGTATTGTCATATGGACTGCTTCGGCTCTTCACGCAGCTGTTAATTTCGGGCAGTATTCCTACGGAGGTTTGATATTAAACCGTCCAACTCTTAGTAGGCGACTCATGCCTGAGAAAGGTTCAGCTGAGTTCGACGAGCTAGTCAAGAGTCCACAAAAGGCTTACTTGAAGACAATTACGCCGAAGTTTCAGACTCTTATTGATCTTTCTGTTATAGAAATATTGTCGAGGCATGCTTCCGATGAATTGTACCTTGGGGAGAGAGACAATCCAAATTGGACATCGGATCTTAGGGCATTAGAGGCTTTTAAGAAGTTTGGAAACAAGTTGGCTGAAATTGAGAAGAAACTCACTCAGAGAAACAATGATGAGAAGCTGAGAAACCGTCATGGACCGGTTGAGATGCCTTATACTTTGCTCTATCCTTCTAGTAAAGAAGGACTAACTTTTAGAGGAATTCCTAATAGTATCTCCATCTGA
- the LOC131653922 gene encoding seed linoleate 9S-lipoxygenase-2-like, with translation MFPNVTGLLNKGHKIRGTVVLMRKNVLDFNTIVSIGGGNIHGVIDSGINIIGSTVDGLTAFLGRSVSLQLISATKPDGNGKGKVGKDTFLEGIIASLPTLGAGESAFNIHFEWDAEMGIPGAFYIKNYMQVEFFLKSLTLEDVPNHGTIRFVCNSWIYNSKLYKSPRIFFANKSYLPSETPSPLVKYREEELQILRGDGTGERKLHERIYDYDVYNDLGNPDHGENLARPILGGSSTRPYPRRGRTGRYPTRKDPNSEKPATEIYVPRDENFGHLKSSDFLAYGIKSVSECVIPAFESAFDLNFTPNEFDSFQDVRDLFEGGIKLPLDVISTISPLPVIKEIFRTDGEQVLKFIPPHVIRVSKSAWMTDEEFAREMLAGVNPCMIRGLQEFPPKSNLDPAEYGDHTSKISADVLNLEGCTIDEALASGRLFILDYHDTFIPFLRRINETSAKAYATRTILFLKENGTLKPVAIELSLPHPDGDKSGFVSKVILPADEGVESTIWLLAKAYVVVNDSCYHQLMSHWLNTHAVIEPFVIATNRQLSVVHPINKLLAPHYRDTMNINALARESLINADGIIEKSFLPSKYAVEMSSAVYKYWVFTDQALPNDLIKRNMAVKDPSSPYGLRLLIEDYPYAVDGLEIWTAIKTWVQDYVSLYYATDNDIKNDSELQNWWKEVVEKGHGDLKDKPWWPKLQTFDELVEVCTIIIWTASALHAAVNFGQYPYGGLILNRPTLSRRLLPEEGTAEYDEMVKSPQKAYLRTITPKFQTLIDLSVIEILSRHASDEVYLGQRENPHWTSDAKALQAFQKFGNKLAEIEAKLTNKNNDPSLYHRTGPVQLPYTLLHPSSEGGLTFRGIPNSISI, from the exons ATGTTTCCAAATGTGACAGGACTTCTAAACAAGGGCCACAAGATAAGAGGGACAGTGGTGTTGATGCGCAAGAATGTGTTAGACTTCAACACAATTGTGAGTATTGGTGGTGGAAACATCCATGGAGTCATAGACTCCGGCATCAATATCATTGGTTCAACTGTTGATGGCCTTACTGCCTTCTTAGGCCGCAGTGTCTCCCTCCAGCTTATCAGTGCCACCAAGCCTGATG GAAATGGaaaaggaaaagttggaaaggaTACATTTCTGGAAGGTATTATAGCTTCATTACCAACCTTGGGAGCTGGTGAATCTGCATTCAATATTCATTTTGAATGGGATGCTGAAATGGGAATTCCAGGTGCATTTTACATCAAAAACTATATGCAAGTTGAGTTTTTCCTCAAGAGTCTAACTCTAGAAGATGTTCCAAATCATGGAACTATTCGCTTTGTATGCAACTCTTGGATTTACAACTCAAAACTTTACAAAAGTCCTCGCATTTTCTTCGCCAACAAG TCGTATCTTCCGAGTGAAACTCCGTCTCCACTTGTCAAGTATAGAGAAGAAGAATTGCAAATTCTAAGAGGAGATGGAACAGGAGAGCGCAAGTTACATGAAAGAATCTACGATTATGATGTCTATAACGATTTAGGCAATCCAGATCATGGCGAAAATCTTGCTCGACCTATACTTGGAGGGTCTAGCACACGTCCCTATCCTCGTAGGGGAAGGACCGGTCGATATCCAACGAGGAAAG ATCCGAATAGCGAGAAACCTGCTACAGAAATATATGTTCCAAGAGATGAAAATTTCGGTCACTTGAAGTCTTCTGACTTTCTTGCATATGGAATAAAATCTGTATCCGAATGTGTAATACCTGCATTTGAATCTGCGTTTGATTTGAATTTTACGCCTAACGAGTTTGATAGTTTTCAAGACGTGCGCGACCTCTTTGAAGGTGGAATTAAGCTTCCTCTAGATGTAATTAGCACCATTAGTCCTTTACCCGTGATCAAAGAAATCTTTCGTACCGATGGCGAACAAGTCCTCAAGTTTATACCACCTCATGTCATTCGAG TGAGTAAGTCTGCATGGATGACCGATGAAGAATTCGCAAGAGAAATGCTCGCTGGCGTAAATCCTTGCATGATCCGCGGTCTTCAA GAGTTTCCTCCGAAAAGCAATCTAGATCCCGCCGAATACGGTGATCACACTAGTAAGATATCTGCAGATGTCTTGAACCTTGAAGGTTGCACAATAGATGAG GCCCTTGCTAGTGGGAGGTTATTTATACTAGATTACCATGACACATTTATTCCATTTCTGAGAAGGATCAATGAAACTTCTGCAAAAGCTTATGCTACTAGAACAATcctttttctaaaagaaaatggaACTTTAAAGCCAGTGGCCATTGAGTTAAGTTTGCCACATCCTGATGGTGACAAATCAGGTTTTGTTAGTAAAGTTATCTTACCTGCAGATGAAGGTGTTGAGAGTACTATTTGGCTTCTAGCAAAAGCTTATGTGGTGGTTAATGATTCTTGCTATCATCAACTCATGAGCCATTG GTTGAATACTCATGCAGTAATTGAGCCGTTTGTTATAGCAACAAATCGGCAGCTTAGTGTGGTTCATCCGATTAATAAACTTTTAGCTCCTCATTATCGTGACACGATGAACATCAACGCACTTGCAAGAGAATCTCTAATTAATGCCGATGGCATTATAGAGAAGAGCTTTTTGCCTTCAAAGTATGCTGTGGAAATGTCTTCGGCGGTTTACAAGTATTGGGTTTTCACCGATCAAGCTCTGCCGAATGATCTTATCAAGAG AAATATGGCGGTTAAGGATCCATCGTCTCCGTATGGACTGCGTCTTCTGATAGAGGACTACCCTTATGCTGTAGACGGATTAGAGATATGGACGGCTATTAAAACATGGGTCCAAGATTACGTCTCGTTGTATTATGCAACAGACAATGATATCAAAAATGATTCCGAGCTTCAAAACTGGTGGAAAGAAGTTGTAGAGAAAGGTCATGGCGATTTGAAAGATAAACCATGGTGGCCTAAGTTGCAAACGTTTGACGAGCTTGTTGAAGTTTGCACTATCATCATATGGACAGCTTCTGCTCTCCACGCAGCTGTTAATTTTGGACAATATCCTTACGGAGGTCTTATTCTAAACCGTCCAACTCTGAGTAGAAGATTGCTTCCTGAGGAAGGAACAGCGGAATACGATGAAATGGTGAAGAGTCCTCAAAAGGCTTACTTGAGAACAATCACGCCGAAGTTTCAGACTCTTATTGATCTTTCAGTGATAGAAATATTGTCAAGACACGCTTCTGATGAAGTCTATCTCGGACAAAGGGAAAATCCACACTGGACATCTGATGCTAAAGCTTtacaagcatttcaaaagttCGGAAATAAATTGGCGGAAATTGAGGCCAAACTTACGAATAAGAACAATGATCCGAGCCTGTACCATCGGACCGGGCCAGTTCAATTGCCATACACTTTGCTTCATCCCAGCAGTGAGGGAGGTTTAACCTTCAGAGGAATTCCCAATAGTATCTCTATCTAA
- the LOC131653923 gene encoding mitochondrial import inner membrane translocase subunit TIM23-2-like, with protein MAYQTPNHDSPSDSNTQKRLYNPYKDLEVPIRNLYQLPTSPEHLFVEEAARKHRSWGETLTFLTGCGYLGGAVAGAGVGLVEGVKSFESGDTMKLRVNRILNSSGHTGRTWGNRLGVIGLLYAGIESGITAARDTDDVLNSIAAGLGTGVLYRATRGVRSAAVAGAVGGVVVGVAVTAKQALKRYVPI; from the coding sequence ATGGCGTACCAGACCCCCAATCACGATTCACCTTCCGATTCCAATACCCAAAAACGTCTCTACAATCCCTACAAAGACCTCGAAGTCCCCATTCGAAACCTCTACCAACTCCCCACCTCACCCGAACACCTTTTCGTCGAAGAGGCCGCCCGAAAACACCGCTCCTGGGGTGAAACCCTAACCTTCCTCACCGGCTGCGGCTACCTCGGCGGCGCCGTTGCTGGCGCCGGCGTAGGCCTCGTCGAAGGCGTTAAATCGTTCGAGTCAGGAGACACCATGAAGCTCAGAGTCAATCGGATTCTCAATTCGTCTGGTCACACCGGTCGAACATGGGGGAACCGCCTCGGAGTGATCGGGTTGCTTTACGCAGGAATTGAGAGCGGGATCACGGCTGCGAGAGACACCGACGATGTGTTGAACAGTATAGCGGCGGGGCTTGGGACTGGCGTGTTGTATCGAGCTACGAGAGGGGTTAGATCGGCTGCTGTGGCGGGTGCTGTTGGTGGAGTTGTGGTCGGAGTGGCTGTAACGGCGAAGCAGGCGTTGAAACGATACGTGCCGATTTGA